Genomic DNA from Methanosarcina sp. MTP4:
AATATACATTGCTTGTATAATTAGTAAATATATTAAAAAGGAGAGATGAAACGTGCAGGACGAAATGACTTCAAGGGAACGAGTTCTGGCTATGCTCAGGCGGGAACCTGTAGATAGGGTCCCTGTAATCTCGGGTTCCGCTATGGTTGCGGAATATACTAAGAAAAGCGGGGGAGTTTTTCCCGATTACCATCATGATGCGGAAATGATGGTCAATGCTGCGAGTCTGATGCATACGGATGCAGGGATAGACAATATTGTCATGCCTTTCGGGATGTTTGTGGAATCCATGGCTCTCGGGCTTGAGGTTAAGATGGGAAGGATAGACATCCAGCCATCTGTCAAAGGATTCTTTGAAAAACCCGAGGACGTGGACCTTGACCCGGACAAATTCCTGGCAGACCCTTACGTCAGAACCACCATCGAAGCTACAGAGCTTGCAAAAGAAAAGTTTCCTGATGCTGCAATTACGCCTTTCCTTGTCGGGCCTGTCACTCTTGCGGGGTATCTGATGGGAGTTGATAAACTTGCGAATTTAAGCTGCAGGAGCCTGAATCAAGATGAGGTCATGGAAGAAATGATCGAATGGTTTTCCAAAGCCCTGGAAATTAATAAGATCTATGCAAGAGCATGCATTGAAGCCGGGGCAGACGTGCTTTACTATTCCGATGCTTCTGCTTCGCCCAACCTCGTTATCCCCTACTTTTACTACCAGGTGGGGGTGCCCGCGGAAATAGAACTCGGGGAATTCATACACAAACGGGGATGCCCATGGGAACTCCACATCTGCGGTGACACAACCCCGATTATCGAGGGTATGGCAGCCACCCGGGCAGACTGTCTCAGTGTCGAACAGGCAGTCAAGATGGAAGAAGTCGTAAAGATCGCAAGGAACGTGCCCGTGGTCGGCAATGTAACCCCTCTCCTGATGATAGACGGTTCCGAAGAGCAGATCCGGGAAGAAACGATAAAAGCGCTGGACGGAGGAGCAAAAGCAAGCATGCTTGGATGCGGTACACCTTCCCCCAGCAGTCCGGAAAGGCTCAAGCAGTGGGTAAAAGCAGTTACCGACTGGTCTGCCGAAAACCTGTGACCTTTCCGGATTAAGTGCTTAACAGTGAACTACCCGGAAAAATACCAGGAAGATACCAAAAAATAGCGAAAATAACGAAAGTAGCGAAAATAACGAAAGTAGCGAAAATAACGAAAGTAGCGAAAATAACGAAAGTAGCGAAAATAACGAAAGTAGCGAAAATAACGAAAACACCAGGAAAAATTAGTTGCAGAGAATTTCATTCAACTTTTTTCTTCTTCCTCTTCTCCCGTGACATGGTGGCGTTGGGTAAGGTACTGGAAGGTATAAGGGGAAAATGTAGGGGAAAATTTATTGGAGAAAATTGAGGGTGGAAGGGCGAAAGCGCTTAATAAGGCAAAAAGCAAATCCACTTTCTGTGCCCCGAAAATACCGTACACTAACGGGATTCAAGGGTTAAAAGTGCGTATCTGTGACCACCGCATAACATTGAGGCATTTGTTATACGACGTTTGAGGCATCGATCTGGAAAAAGAGATACAATTGCTTCAAACCTTTACGCTACGCCTTTCCACCGGTTTTTCAGGCATACTTGCCGTTATCTACCACTTTCAAATATACCTATTGCCCAATATTTCCTTTTACCCGTTCTTCGCCCACCTAACGAAACGAACCACTCATTGCCGCCAGGGTGAAGTGATGATCGTTATGAATTAGCGAAGAACTTTTTTGTATTTCCGCAACAGAAATACAAGCCATGCATTTGTAGCTTATTATTATAAATATTTTACCCAGATAGATCTCATACAGTGGGCTCTTTTCATACAACTATGGAAATATTGAGAGACTGAACTAAAATATAATTACATGGGGCAATATTTTATAACAAAAGTTAGGCTAAAAAAGTTAGTTAAGCAGAGTAAGTTAAGCAGAGTAAGTTAAGCAGAGTAAGTTAAGCAGAGTAAGTTAAACAAAACGGTTATGGGTTAAAGAAGTTCACGAAAAAGGTGGAAGTGAATAGAAGAGTTAGAAAAGAAGTAGATGGTTCGGAAGTGGGCAGGAAAAACCAGAGGCAAATCTTCATTTCCGATAGTTCTGAACAGCTTTGAGACATCTTGAGCGCTTCACAGCCTTTGAGGCATCGTTAAGAAATGAAATGTGCCTTTGCTTAACCTTTTTGTTCTCGCTTCCTCGCCTGGACAAATTCAGAATTTTGCTTCTCTACCACAAAAAGCATCAACTGATGTCCGAATCCTTCTTTTCCGATCCTTCACCCATTACCGGAACAACTCACTCGCCTGCCAGGGTGGAGTGATGAGTAATGTTAGTAAAGGACCTTATGTGTTCCACTTTCGTTAATGGGGGTACAGACCCATGTTACCGGATTAACCATATTTATATATTTCCAGTGAGTATAAAAACTTTTTAATTTCACGTCAATCCGGTAAGAACTCCGGAACCTCATTGACCAGGCCGTCTGCAAACGGGCAAGGGTGGTTTTTCCGGAAGGTTTTTAGGGTTCTTCACGACTTTGAGCGACGGATGTGTGTCCGGTTTGTCGTCAAGAAGGTTCCGGTCGGCACAGAGGGTGAAGAGCCCCCGATTCCCCCTGTACACAGAGGGAATGCGGCAACTTAGCACCTACTTAATAATATAAAAAACTATCGCAAATTTAATTCCTTGAAACCAGGTGTCTCTAGAAAAATTTAAACTTCAGATTCTCCGGAAAGGCCTCATTGGAAGGCAAAAGAGTCAATTCCTGCTCGTAAAAAAAGCAGGCGAAATGCTTATGAATATTCTTTGCAAACATGCCTGCACCTGCATTTTGCGTGAAAAACATGATCACAGAAAATAAACCTCTCCGGATCTTTTACCGGGAAGCCGAAAAAAACGACCACTCTCAGATCCGGGAGTTCATAGAACTTGTGGATTCGGAATTTTACCCGCCTCTTTCCCAAAGGCCCGGGGGGATTGAAGAAAGGATTGAAAATTCCCTTGTAAAACCTGACGCTAATTTTCTGATGGCAGAAGGCATCTCAAATTCAGGGTTTGGATCGGGGGCAGATTCCGGATTAGGGACAGAAACAGGAAAAGGAACAGGGATAGAGACATTTCCCCAGCCTGACAGGCCCGCTGGACCTGATCGAATTGCCGGGCTTATCAGCTACGAAAAACAGTGGGAAGGAGAAAACAATGCGTACATCTCCTTTGTGGCGGTGAACCCCGGCTTCCGGAACATGGGACTAGCCTCGGAACTCATAAACCTGCTGGAAGAACAGATGCGCTCCGAAGGAATGGAACGAATGTACGTATGTACCTGGTCCACAAACCGGTCTGCTCTGGCTCTTTACGGGAAAAAGGGTTTTTCAACGGCTCGGATAATAGAAGATGACCGTGGACCTCTTGTTGATACGGTGTATCTGGTGAAGGATATTTCTTGAAAAGGCAACTCTTTTACAAATGGTTTGAGGTCGAATATGGAATTTTTAGCGGTTCCTGATTAATCGGTTGATGTTACATTTCACTTGACCCAGGGAACCGTTTTTCAATTTAATTGAGCTTATGCCAAAATTTACTAAAATGCTTTAAAACGGTAAAAAAAGCTTAAAAATACTTATTTAGCCAAAAAATTACATATAATGATTTTAAATTAGTACTCCTCAAAATGCCTATTAGAAGTATTAATCATAAATACTTAATTTATGTTATATATGAATTATAAATTAACATTTAATATGATTTTTTAGTTTATAATGCACAAAAATCTAATTTTTTGCTATGTTTGAAATCCCGATTTGCCCTTATTTTACCTATTAAACGATTAATACTGCATATAATTGCCATTATACCTTTATTTATGCTTATCATTGCTTAAAATGTGTTTTAAACAAATTTTTTCGGCAAATAATTTTTATTAGCCAATATTATTGGAAAATAAGAAATTCTGTGGAAAATGGTATAAGCTCAATTGTTAAATAAGTAACCTCCGCCAGCTTGCCTGGCGGCCCTCACCAAAAAGGAACAAAAAAATATACTGAACTGAATATATGCTGATCGTACATGTTTTTATATTATTTTTCCGCTTGACTTTTTTGACTGACTTTACTATTAATGTTCATTGTTAATCTTCTTTTCTTCACTTTATTTTGGAAAGGCCGGCCGCCTTTGGCGTCCGTGGACAAAAACGACGGAAGACGATATTCCGGTTGTAAGGGATTAGAATTCAGGATTTCGAGCTATCCCTTGCTCGCTTTTTTAATCCTCCCATCGCAAAAAAGGTTCACTGCCATTTACTATCCATTTATCGAGAACCTCTCAAATGCCAATGAAAGCTATATAGCTGAACTTCACAAAACCTGGTGGGTATAATGAAAAAATCCGAACTCCGCCGTATAATCCTCCCCCGGCAGCCCTCCTTTCAAAAACATCAGGACCTAATCCCCCGTGACCTGAAAATAGACTGCTATCTAAAGGGCAGAGAAGTAGTCATGATCTGCGGGATCAGGGGCTGCGGGAAGACTTCATTTCTGAAGCAGATAGCGGACAGGCTGGACGGAATAAAAGTCTACATCAACTTTGAAGCCATCAGGCCGGAAGATTTCGAACCCCGGAATTTTCAGGATATCCGGGATATTGCTGCAGAGCTTAACGGAAGTTCCGGGAAAGAGCTTGATAAAAAAGAGATTGAAGAGGGTGGAGAAAAGCAGGTCTACTATTTTCTGGAAGAAATCCAGCATATCCCGCTCTGGGAGAGTTGGTTGAACAAGCTTTACGAAGAGGGTATAAAGGTTTTTGTTACCGGTTCAAACTCAAAGTTCCTGAACTCCGGAAACGGCCCCTTCCTCACGGGCAGGAGCAAGCCGCTCAGGATCTTTCCCTTCTCTTTCAAGGAATACCTGCGGCTGAAGGGGATCGAAATGTCTGATCCGGACCTTGATTCCCTTCCCACTTCCAGAAAAGATGAAATCTTGTCCCATTTCCTGAAATATTTTGACAACGGCGGCTTCCCTCAGGTCATAAAAAATGAGAAGTTTGAACTCTCACGGGAATATTTTGAAGAAATCCTCCGGAAGGAAATCCTTGACCGGCACGAAATCCCGGATGCGGAAGGGCTGAGAAGGCTTGTTGTTTTCCTGTTCTCCAACGTGGCAAGCGAGTATTCTTTCGAGACACTGAAAA
This window encodes:
- a CDS encoding uroporphyrinogen decarboxylase family protein; this translates as MQDEMTSRERVLAMLRREPVDRVPVISGSAMVAEYTKKSGGVFPDYHHDAEMMVNAASLMHTDAGIDNIVMPFGMFVESMALGLEVKMGRIDIQPSVKGFFEKPEDVDLDPDKFLADPYVRTTIEATELAKEKFPDAAITPFLVGPVTLAGYLMGVDKLANLSCRSLNQDEVMEEMIEWFSKALEINKIYARACIEAGADVLYYSDASASPNLVIPYFYYQVGVPAEIELGEFIHKRGCPWELHICGDTTPIIEGMAATRADCLSVEQAVKMEEVVKIARNVPVVGNVTPLLMIDGSEEQIREETIKALDGGAKASMLGCGTPSPSSPERLKQWVKAVTDWSAENL
- a CDS encoding GNAT family N-acetyltransferase, producing the protein MITENKPLRIFYREAEKNDHSQIREFIELVDSEFYPPLSQRPGGIEERIENSLVKPDANFLMAEGISNSGFGSGADSGLGTETGKGTGIETFPQPDRPAGPDRIAGLISYEKQWEGENNAYISFVAVNPGFRNMGLASELINLLEEQMRSEGMERMYVCTWSTNRSALALYGKKGFSTARIIEDDRGPLVDTVYLVKDIS
- a CDS encoding ATP-binding protein produces the protein MKKSELRRIILPRQPSFQKHQDLIPRDLKIDCYLKGREVVMICGIRGCGKTSFLKQIADRLDGIKVYINFEAIRPEDFEPRNFQDIRDIAAELNGSSGKELDKKEIEEGGEKQVYYFLEEIQHIPLWESWLNKLYEEGIKVFVTGSNSKFLNSGNGPFLTGRSKPLRIFPFSFKEYLRLKGIEMSDPDLDSLPTSRKDEILSHFLKYFDNGGFPQVIKNEKFELSREYFEEILRKEILDRHEIPDAEGLRRLVVFLFSNVASEYSFETLKKVSGIESEETVRRYLGHLEEAFLLYRVPMLNHSQDKADTQDKADTQNKADTQDKADNRNGNRNGYENGTAASCKVYAGDTGFFKTVATNYPDSLGLRFENLVFLELLRRGKEVFFFRDSRECDFVVKGEGRQGQKITEAIQVSTYFGNPAVRKREIEGLMGAMQEYGLEEGLILTLDDDEILEINMGNRAGEKWKKIMVKQVWKWML